A window of Methanolobus sediminis contains these coding sequences:
- the egtD gene encoding L-histidine N(alpha)-methyltransferase, with translation MIIENFMPSTGESSVRDKLVAGLRSNPKTLPSMFFYDHRGSELFEQITRLEEYYPPRIEIPLLASTARKLAPDLKGCDIVELGSGDCSKISVFLDEVPKDVRATMAYYPVDVCKEAIEKSACNLNVKYPEMEIHGITADFLEHMEMIPGDRKRFFCFFGSTIGNLTKAKAMEFMENLGEVMNINDRLILGMDMVKDIDIIERAYNDDKGITAEFNKNILNVTNNNLGTDFDPDDFEHVAFFNREYSRIEMHLRAKKDLEIMIPVLNERVFIRKDEMIHTENSHKYTEDDIEELAAAAGLDVENVFTDERKWFSLVRMVKR, from the coding sequence ATGATAATTGAGAATTTCATGCCCAGCACCGGGGAGAGCTCGGTAAGGGATAAACTGGTAGCAGGTCTGAGATCCAACCCCAAGACGCTTCCTTCTATGTTCTTCTACGACCATCGTGGCTCCGAGCTGTTCGAACAGATCACTAGATTGGAGGAATACTACCCACCCCGGATAGAGATACCACTTCTTGCATCGACTGCACGGAAACTTGCACCCGACCTTAAAGGTTGTGATATCGTGGAGCTTGGAAGTGGCGACTGCTCGAAGATATCTGTGTTCCTTGACGAAGTTCCAAAGGATGTTCGTGCGACGATGGCCTACTATCCTGTTGATGTCTGTAAGGAGGCTATTGAAAAATCCGCATGCAATCTCAATGTGAAATATCCTGAAATGGAGATACATGGCATCACTGCCGATTTCCTTGAGCATATGGAGATGATTCCGGGGGACAGGAAAAGGTTCTTCTGTTTTTTCGGAAGCACAATAGGTAATCTTACTAAAGCAAAAGCGATGGAGTTCATGGAAAATCTTGGTGAGGTCATGAACATTAATGACCGGCTGATCCTGGGGATGGATATGGTGAAGGATATCGATATCATCGAGAGGGCCTATAACGATGATAAAGGAATTACGGCTGAGTTCAACAAGAATATTCTTAATGTCACGAACAACAATCTCGGGACCGACTTCGACCCGGACGATTTCGAACATGTGGCTTTTTTCAACAGGGAATATTCACGGATCGAGATGCATCTGAGGGCAAAGAAGGATCTGGAAATAATGATCCCTGTGTTGAACGAAAGGGTCTTCATCAGGAAAGATGAGATGATCCATACTGAAAATTCCCACAAGTATACTGAGGATGACATCGAAGAACTGGCAGCTGCGGCAGGACTTGATGTGGAGAATGTCTTTACCGATGAAAGGAAATGGTTTTCTCTTGTTAGGATGGTGAAAAGATGA
- a CDS encoding aminotransferase class V-fold PLP-dependent enzyme, whose amino-acid sequence MIDVRKDFPILEKEVYGKRLVYLDSAATTQKPSCVINAISEFYRSGNSNIHRGVHYLSEVSSERYEKAREKVSDFIGARNSSEVVFTAGTTDSINQVACSLRPVLAGNEVLITGVEHHSNIVPWQMAGATLKAIQMDDDCNVLIDSMEITDRTKLVAINHASNVLGSVNDIKEITEIAKDHDVPVLVDAAQSVQHVPIDVKDVDCDFLAFSGHKMYAGTGVGVLYVSERFNDLLPARGGGGMVDKVTLEKTTYLDPPQRYEAGTPNIAGAISMGVAVDYVQNIGMDKIKEHEHEVYSYARERLLEMDGVTVYGNTDEMCGAISFNIEGVHHYDAGLIMDKMGIAVRTGHHCAQPLMRSLGIEGTVRASFALYSTKEDADMLVEGIEKVRVLHA is encoded by the coding sequence ATGATAGATGTCAGGAAGGATTTCCCTATACTTGAAAAAGAGGTCTATGGAAAGAGACTTGTCTATCTTGACAGTGCGGCCACTACCCAGAAACCATCCTGTGTAATCAATGCTATCTCTGAATTTTACAGGTCGGGTAACAGCAATATCCACAGGGGAGTTCACTATCTGAGCGAAGTTTCAAGTGAGAGATATGAGAAGGCAAGGGAAAAGGTAAGTGATTTCATTGGTGCCCGTAATTCGAGTGAAGTGGTATTCACTGCCGGTACGACCGATTCCATCAATCAGGTTGCATGCTCGTTAAGGCCAGTACTGGCCGGGAACGAGGTTCTGATAACTGGTGTGGAACATCATTCGAATATAGTGCCATGGCAGATGGCAGGAGCCACATTAAAAGCAATTCAGATGGATGACGACTGCAATGTATTGATAGATTCAATGGAAATTACTGACAGGACTAAATTAGTGGCAATAAACCATGCTTCCAATGTACTTGGTTCGGTGAATGACATTAAAGAGATAACTGAGATTGCAAAAGACCATGATGTTCCGGTTCTGGTGGATGCAGCCCAGTCAGTTCAGCATGTACCCATTGATGTAAAGGATGTTGATTGTGATTTTCTTGCTTTTTCAGGCCATAAAATGTATGCAGGCACTGGTGTGGGAGTGCTGTATGTAAGTGAACGTTTCAATGATCTCTTGCCTGCAAGAGGAGGTGGAGGAATGGTCGACAAAGTAACCCTTGAAAAGACGACCTATCTGGACCCTCCGCAGAGATATGAGGCAGGCACACCTAATATTGCAGGAGCCATAAGTATGGGTGTAGCTGTTGATTATGTGCAAAATATAGGCATGGATAAGATAAAAGAGCACGAGCATGAGGTATATTCCTATGCAAGGGAAAGGCTGCTGGAAATGGACGGTGTGACGGTCTACGGGAACACCGATGAGATGTGCGGAGCTATCTCATTCAACATAGAAGGTGTCCATCATTATGATGCAGGTCTGATCATGGATAAGATGGGAATTGCCGTAAGGACGGGTCACCACTGCGCTCAGCCGTTGATGAGGTCACTTGGCATTGAAGGCACTGTGAGGGCGAGCTTTGCACTATATAGTACTAAAGAAGATGCAGACATGCTGGTCGAAGGCATAGAGAAAGTAAGGGTGC